Within Sardina pilchardus chromosome 21, fSarPil1.1, whole genome shotgun sequence, the genomic segment AGTAAAAGGAAATCCTGTGTCTTTTTCACAAATTTGCGTAAAATAAAACTGTATATGAAATCAACATTCTAGACAAGGGTGGATTAAATCCTGATTCACATGGAGTATAATGCATAAAAGTTGATGGAAATGGACAACTGTTGCAATTTTATTTTGCTTTTCTGTCAAAGTTGCCCTGACAACCATATGTTTTGATTCCAGCTGATCCACAGCTGCACAACTCAGAGTCCAGTTTCTTTAGCTGAATTTTTTGAGTTGGAGGGAGACCCAGTACTTGTGTTAATTCTGATCATTTATCACAGAGTAAGATGTGCGTTAACTGAGTCAACAGTTTTTACATATTCATTTTATATAGATTTATATTAACAGAGAGCAGCGTAATCAATATATAAACCAACACATGGCACcatcatggagagagagataaaaacctATACAAATCTGTCAAATCATGACTGACAGTGTGTCAGCTGATCCATACTCCAGTCACGGATATATTTCAAGGTCCACGCCAGACAAATGTATGAGAAATTTGGCGTTTTTATTGTCAGAAAGgcctggtggtggtagtgtgctTAGGGTTACTTCAAGGAAAGATACTGTAGGTCTTGTATTCAGCGCTTACTTTCCTTCTGCTTGCTTCCACCTCCAAACATGGCTGCAGCTACAGCCAGAGCTCCCACACCAATCATCGCAGCCATCCCCACTCCGACGCCAACCTCAACAGCTTTGCGTACCTGCACGTTAGCACAGCATTATAATTAGATAAACCATGACAAATGATTGACAGTGAAGATTTCATGTGCTGTGCATGAGAGCAATTACCCTCTAGCAGATAAGAGCGTAACTTTGCATGCTTCATGGCTCACCTGGCGTGAATGGGCCTTGCCATATCGCAGCTCAGTGGCAAAGTGCTCACAGTTCCCTCGGAAAACACAGTAGGGTAGCTCCTGGTTCAGAAGGGTCTTGGCCTCCCGCAGGATTATGTGGGCTGGCCGCGGCTCATACTCTTTATCCAGGATATTGTTGATTTGCCACTGGTCGGTTcccacaacatcccacaattcCTCCTTCTTCACGATGGCTTTGTCACACAGTACCGACATCATGCTGTAAGCCCCACCACCTGCCTGTTCAGCTACAGAGTTGTACAAGTTGACATCGAGCAACATGTAATACTATGTGATGCTAAAGGATGTGATGATTTAGTAATAATTTCATAATAAATGAGTTATAAAATCAAACAATGCTGACCAAGAGTAGCCTGCTACACAAGGCACAATATTGTTGGTCAGGTTACCCTGCCTTAAAACAGACCGATGTATGCCAATATACTGGTTTCACTTGACCTTGATGTTTGTATACATAAAAGACAAAACCGAGTGATGACTCACTGGGTGGCGCCAGGTGAATGACATATCCATCTCCGATGTACACCGCCCAGTGCTGGTATGTGCCTCTGAAGATCTCTATCAGGTCCCCAATCTCTGGTTTCTCATCATACTAGAAATCAACATATAAATCTTTCGTAAAAAAAGATTACACAACAAATACTACAAATTTACTATATATCCCGTAGCAATTGAGTAGGCCTAAAAATAGGTTATCTAAGAATGCAAACATTTACCAGAGTTGGAGCCATGCTGACGAAGCTCAGATAAGATTTGCCTAGGGGACACTTATCTCCCTTTGTCCTGTGAGGAATTACACAACAGCATTCAttcatggaaaaaaaataagcGTAAGGTTATAAGGACAGAAGGGATTCTCTTAAAATGTGAATGTCATATGTGATCGAAAAAATATAGGCATTCAGGTTTCATGCTGAAACATCGTCACATTCCAGTAATAAAATCGTAACAATTATTCCTACGTAACCATTTATATGAAGTTATTCCTGAGTGTCTTTCTAAGCTGCtaaaataaatttgataatcacacaggcagagaggcaCGAGGTAGGCCTACCTTTAATCCCATGGTTTAAAGAGAGGTTTGGATTATCTGAATTAATCTGAACTTCAAGAAAGTGCAAAGTGCAACGTTTATAGGAACAGCAATATGCAACTGAACATGGAAAGTTTCTTGCTAACTTTAGCCTTACCTGCTACCATGCGGGTACTGCTAGCTGCTAGACTAATAGAAAACCCCAGAACTGTcccaaaataacaaaccccaatTTAGCCCAGGACCGCCTAAATTATAACGACAGCAAATAGACACAACATTTATCACAATTACTGCTAACATCAGATGTTGTGGCTATTTACAGACGGCATTCTCAAAATAATCGACATCTTGAAAAAAAAGCCTGAGatttgaggggggaaaacaTCATCATGCCCTATCATTTTGCCTTGCTTCGATGCCAATTTTAATGGAAGGTCACTGCCTGTTATCTTTTTCGTGACAGCCTCTTCGTATTTTCTGTTGACAGAAACGTCCATCTAAGCAAAATATTAACATTAAATCCTATATTTCTTCGGTATCAACATTGAATTTAGCCTGTGAGCTAACGTCCTGTTTCCGTTAGGCTACTAACTGTTTACCATCTTAAATCAGCGCGTGCAATTGGCATTGCCCAACGTTACATTGattctaaataaaacaaatgttcacTCTGCAGAAACACCAGTGACATCAATCGTCTCTTATATAGCTCACTATTTATATTTACCGTGATGATGAAGGTTACAGGGTTGCTTTCCGACAACTTCTCTCAGATTGAAAGTATCCTGCCAAATGTCATCAGTCAGCTGAGCAGGAGGCAAGAGAGGGGCGAAGTGACGCAACCACAACACCAAGCAGTACTTCTTCCACTACTGCAGGGGTCGATCAAGTTCAGAGATGTCGACTATCCTTGAAGGAAAACGGATTGCACTTCCGTCGGTTGGATGCTGATAAAAGAGTTGTAATGTTGATTTGTCTGAAGAGTTAGCGAGATATTTCAAATATAATCATCCTTACATCCTGCTCCATTAAATTACGACCAACTAGACATCGTAAATGTGGCATATGGTGATTAAAAAATAACGTATGATATTTGCTATGTTTAATGGCTCAACTATGACAGCGATGCAGACCACGCACAGTCACACGCCTCAGAATACATATAGGTAAGTAATTTGACAGTCATTCCATTGCTCTCGAAGTTAGAACATTAGTTTAAAAGTTAAATGTTTATATGTAGGTATTGTAAGACGTGTTCCTCGCTTTGTCGGTTCCTGCTGTATCATCTTAATATGCCGGAGTACCTCAACACATATTGCAACACTTCTGGAGTAGCAGTAGGAGCAAACACTGTACTGTTGTTAGTGCCACTTGCCAACCATTCCAACCCTAACCACCATAACTTTAACACTAACCCATATATCTGTGGGCATGTGGCACTGACCCTGTCACTTATCAGCTGTTACATGGGTTATGGTTGAAACAGTTGGCAAGTGGTATGGGACAGTGGGTAAGTGGTAGAGTACACTGgtgcgagagagtgagtgagtgagtgagtggtttGTGACAGTAGGCAAGTGGCACACGACAGTAACACAACAACAGTTCAGTAAAGATCTTGTTAGAAATAACGCCTTGCTCCTTTTTGTAAAGCCATTTTTTGCTCGTTATATGAATTGAAATAATTGTGCATGTAATATGCAATAGATAAACATGCATTGTCTTACTTTGCAGTCCCCATGAACTGGCCTTGGAAATAAAGGCTTTCATTAGTGGGGTTGACCAGACACAGGGACGCAAACTCAGTGTCCGCGATCATGCCCGCTGTGCTGTCCGCCTTCTCTGCACGGTGCCAGCGTGCCGAGGCGCCGTGCTGGAACACCTGAGGAGTGTGTACGACGAGTATGTCTCGGGCTTCCTGCACGATCTGGAGACGGAGGGCGACCACGATGGTGGCAGCAGCATGGACTCCAACCTGGAGGACGTCATCAAGGAGATCCACTCGGTGCTGTCCGAGTTCATCCGCCTGAATCCCAAAGCCTGGGCGCCGCTGGTGTCCAGCTGGGCCGTGGACCTGCTCGGCCAGCTCAGCAGCAAGCACGCCGGCCGCCGGGCAGCGCCGCACTCCTCCAGCCTCAACGAGCTCCTCCAGCTGTGGATGTCCTGTGCCGCCACGCGCTCCCTCATGGAGATCTACTCGCAGTGCCTCGCCGCCATGTTGGCCTGGTGCCCCGACGCCTGCGTGGACGCCCTGCTGGACACGTCCGTGCAGCACTCGCCGCACTTCGACTGGGTGGTCGCCCACATCGGCTCGGCCTTCCCCGACACCATCATCAGCCGAGTGCTGGCGTGCGGGCTGAAAGACTTCTGCGCTCACGGCTACCCGACCAGTGCCGACATGACAAATCTACAGGGTGCTCGTGCCAGTCCTACCTCTGCGCTGGCGGGTATGGACAAAAGCAACAGGGTTCCCAAGATAGGATCGGTGGTGGGTATCCTTGGACACCTGGCCTCCCGACACTCAGACAGCATCAAAAGGGAGCTCTTTCGGATGTTTCAGGACAGTGTGTCCCCTCCGCCGCAGCCACCGGTCACCACTCCGTCGGGCACGGCCGCCTGGGAGACCTCCGTCCACTTCCGCCATGCTGCCGTGCCCTTCCTCCTACAGCTCATTGCCCTATCGCCGACCCTCCTGGGCGCAGTGTCGGGGGAGCTGGTGGATTCCTTGCGTCCGCCGGTCCTTCTGCAGCTCCAGGCCCAGCTGCAGGGACTACCCCGGGAGGAGCTGGAGAACTTGCTGGGCTTAGCGGTGCATCTGATCAGCCAGTTTCCCGCGGGGGGAGCCAAGGTGTTGCGTTTCCTCGCAGACACGGCCACTCCGTCCTCCGTAATCATCTCCGGACCCTCCCCGTCGCCTCACGAAGGCGTCCGTGAGAGCTGTGACCGCCTGCTGCAGATGCTGCTCATGCACCTCCACAAGCTTGTGTACAACCGGCCGGATGGAGACGAACCGTACGCccactcctccttctccccgTCTGTGCCACCCACCGCCCGAGTGATCCCTTTCCTGGAGGAGCTGCAGTCCCACATCGCTGACCTCTGCGGTGAAACGTTGCGACTGGAAAGAAAGAGGCACCTGTGGCTGCACCAGCTCCTGTGTCTGCTGTCGGTGTACGGGGGCCCCACCGTGGCCACTGAAGCTCTGTGCCACCTGCTTACCCTCGCCCGGAACCCGGAGGAGCTGGCGCTGGCCTCGCAGCTCCACGCCCCGCTCTCCAGCTCCATCCCCGGGCTCATCCCGGCTGCTGTGGCGCGCTGCGTGGCTCAGATTCACACGCAGAACCTCAGCAGCAGAGAGCTCAGCCAGCTGCTCAACAACCTGGCCACCGCCGTGCAGAgccaggaggaggacaggaagggAGCGGGGGCGGCCGCATCGGCGCAGGCGTCCATGTCCGTTCAGGTCGGGGCGGCCGTCTCCAACCACCTCCACGACTTCTGCCCCTTGCTCCTCCACGGCGACCATCTTGTGTCGCGAGCAGCGGCTCGCCTGTTATCCTGCAGCCAGCTGCCCCGCAGCGCCACTCCGGCCCACATCCTGGTCATCGCGAGGGCGGCCGTGGCCCATTTCTTCCTGGCCCTCCGGCAGAGGGGAGTGTCTGGACTGCGAGATGGCGGGAGAGGTGGCAGCGAGGCAGTGACCTACTCTATGCGGCTTCTGTCTCGGCTGGCGGCGTATTCCCCCCTGACCCTGAAGGCCGTCCTGCAGCAGCTTGTGGAGGGCGCACTGCACAGGGGTCACGCCGATTTGTTTGGGGGCCAGGCCACCTCGGACGACACGCCGCTCTCACCATCATCCGTGCCAGACCTGGGACCCTCGCTGCTGGACATCAACTGTAAATTTGGCACCACGGTGAACTTCTCCAGCAGCGTGTGGTCAGTGTTTCACGCCGGGGTGATTGGGAAAGGGTTGAAACCTCCGAGTGTTTCTCCACAGCTGGACCCCGACAAGGTCACTCAGAACCTCCAGACCTTGCTGGCGGTGACCGTCCAGTGCTGCAGCTCGGCTGGAGTGGGCTCTGGGGCCAACGCCGGCAATGCCTCGGGCGCAGGTCCCTCTAACGGCTCCCGCTTCAAACAAGGTGCTGATCTTGATGAACCTGCCCCAATCAACGCTGAGGCAGCAAAGGCCATTGCTGTTGCTCTGGTGGAGAACATTTGCCCTGAAGTAACCAATGGAGAGCTTGCGTGGCCACCTGAAGAACATGCCAAAACCACAGTGGAGCGAGACATCCACATACGCCGTGCCTTTGAGGCCAACCCCATCCTGTTCCACCTCCTGCGTGTGGTTGCAGCTGGACGCCCTGCCCTCTGCTACTG encodes:
- the ints5 gene encoding integrator complex subunit 5, encoding MIFAMFNGSTMTAMQTTHSHTPQNTYSPHELALEIKAFISGVDQTQGRKLSVRDHARCAVRLLCTVPACRGAVLEHLRSVYDEYVSGFLHDLETEGDHDGGSSMDSNLEDVIKEIHSVLSEFIRLNPKAWAPLVSSWAVDLLGQLSSKHAGRRAAPHSSSLNELLQLWMSCAATRSLMEIYSQCLAAMLAWCPDACVDALLDTSVQHSPHFDWVVAHIGSAFPDTIISRVLACGLKDFCAHGYPTSADMTNLQGARASPTSALAGMDKSNRVPKIGSVVGILGHLASRHSDSIKRELFRMFQDSVSPPPQPPVTTPSGTAAWETSVHFRHAAVPFLLQLIALSPTLLGAVSGELVDSLRPPVLLQLQAQLQGLPREELENLLGLAVHLISQFPAGGAKVLRFLADTATPSSVIISGPSPSPHEGVRESCDRLLQMLLMHLHKLVYNRPDGDEPYAHSSFSPSVPPTARVIPFLEELQSHIADLCGETLRLERKRHLWLHQLLCLLSVYGGPTVATEALCHLLTLARNPEELALASQLHAPLSSSIPGLIPAAVARCVAQIHTQNLSSRELSQLLNNLATAVQSQEEDRKGAGAAASAQASMSVQVGAAVSNHLHDFCPLLLHGDHLVSRAAARLLSCSQLPRSATPAHILVIARAAVAHFFLALRQRGVSGLRDGGRGGSEAVTYSMRLLSRLAAYSPLTLKAVLQQLVEGALHRGHADLFGGQATSDDTPLSPSSVPDLGPSLLDINCKFGTTVNFSSSVWSVFHAGVIGKGLKPPSVSPQLDPDKVTQNLQTLLAVTVQCCSSAGVGSGANAGNASGAGPSNGSRFKQGADLDEPAPINAEAAKAIAVALVENICPEVTNGELAWPPEEHAKTTVERDIHIRRAFEANPILFHLLRVVAAGRPALCYCSVVLRGLLATLLSHWESSREPLVVDSPWHLQASCLLVSCMGEGQLLPPVLSNIHELFPHLTPFEVRLLLLGIWEYMRGNSPMPQKFTFSADKGLFYRDFSRDGDVARYMAPIHSVLHKNIDQLGHLCWRFQV
- the LOC134068490 gene encoding phospholipase A and acyltransferase 3-like, which translates into the protein MAPTLYDEKPEIGDLIEIFRGTYQHWAVYIGDGYVIHLAPPTEQAGGGAYSMMSVLCDKAIVKKEELWDVVGTDQWQINNILDKEYEPRPAHIILREAKTLLNQELPYCVFRGNCEHFATELRYGKAHSRQVRKAVEVGVGVGMAAMIGVGALAVAAAMFGGGSKQKESKR